In one window of Sandaracinaceae bacterium DNA:
- a CDS encoding NADH:flavin oxidoreductase/NADH oxidase family protein — translation MEDDPLALPLTLPCGVTLPNRIAKAAMTEGLADPLDQPTERHERLYARWAEGGVGLSITGNVMVDRRFLERAGNVVLDQTSELAAFRAWAAAGTRGGTQLFAQLNHPGRQCTRASSREPLAPSAVGLDLMGLFGRPRALEEHEIRTIIRAWANAARLCREAGFSGVQIHAAHGYLASQFLSPIVNLRTDDWGGPLDKRARFLLELVRAVRQAVGPGFPVAVKLNSSDFQKGGFTAVESATVAHWLAEEGIDLLEISGGTYEALAFMGDGMQSYEGRSRSTETREAFFLDYARTVRAAAPALPMMVTGGFRSSGFMRQALRDGELDVVGLGRPFCVMPDLAGRLLARTVDTLPAPERALRLGPGALGPSSENTQVRGLNSQAEAAYFYAQLIELAEGRGPRHGLGPARALMEHARGELQRARARRFRSGR, via the coding sequence GTGGAGGATGACCCGCTCGCGCTACCGCTGACGCTCCCCTGTGGAGTGACCCTGCCCAACCGGATCGCCAAGGCCGCGATGACGGAAGGGCTGGCGGATCCGCTCGACCAACCCACGGAGCGTCACGAGCGCCTCTATGCGCGCTGGGCGGAGGGCGGCGTCGGCCTCTCCATCACGGGCAACGTCATGGTGGACCGCCGCTTCCTCGAGCGTGCGGGCAACGTGGTGCTGGACCAGACGTCGGAGCTGGCGGCGTTCCGCGCCTGGGCCGCCGCCGGCACGCGCGGCGGGACGCAGCTCTTCGCGCAGCTCAACCACCCGGGGCGTCAGTGCACGCGCGCGTCGTCGCGTGAACCACTCGCTCCGTCGGCGGTAGGGCTCGACCTGATGGGCCTGTTCGGACGTCCGCGGGCGCTCGAAGAGCACGAGATCCGCACCATCATCCGCGCCTGGGCCAACGCGGCGCGCCTGTGCCGCGAGGCGGGGTTCAGCGGCGTGCAGATCCACGCGGCGCACGGATACCTGGCGAGCCAGTTCCTGTCTCCCATCGTCAACCTGCGCACCGACGACTGGGGCGGCCCACTCGACAAGCGCGCGCGCTTCCTGCTCGAGCTGGTGCGCGCCGTGCGGCAGGCCGTCGGCCCCGGCTTCCCTGTCGCCGTGAAGCTCAACTCGTCGGACTTCCAAAAGGGGGGCTTCACCGCCGTGGAATCGGCGACGGTCGCGCACTGGCTGGCCGAGGAGGGCATCGACCTGCTCGAGATCTCGGGGGGCACCTACGAAGCGCTCGCGTTCATGGGCGACGGCATGCAGAGCTACGAGGGCCGCTCGCGCTCCACCGAAACGCGCGAGGCGTTCTTCCTGGACTACGCGCGCACGGTCCGCGCGGCGGCGCCCGCGCTGCCCATGATGGTCACCGGGGGCTTCCGCAGCTCGGGCTTCATGCGGCAGGCGCTGCGCGACGGTGAGCTCGACGTGGTGGGCCTCGGGCGACCTTTCTGCGTCATGCCAGACCTGGCCGGGCGCCTGCTGGCGCGCACGGTGGACACGCTGCCTGCGCCAGAGCGCGCGCTGCGGCTGGGGCCAGGGGCGCTCGGCCCCAGCAGCGAGAACACGCAGGTGCGCGGGCTCAACAGCCAGGCCGAGGCGGCGTACTTCTACGCCCAGCTGATCGAGCTGGCCGAAGGGCGAGGGCCGCGCCACGGGCTCGGCCCCGCGAGGGCGCTGATGGAGCACGCACGCGGTGAACTGCAGCGCGCACGCGCACGCCGCTTCCGCTCCGGACGCTGA
- a CDS encoding SGNH/GDSL hydrolase family protein yields the protein MPLRPRHPRPRQRPLQRALPPAASLLCLVAVACGGNALPEGQATGGEGPAPAGSESTAQVAALAQDPETPPEPEEEPAPPPVPLEPVQRSPLPLITPIDAAMRANLQRIAARNPELRDDVFAKMGGSSVVSRAYLHCFATSEVELGEHTDLQPTLDVFRASQVAGGNVFTRESEAAGVGWSLRQGMSGRPSRVQREVRTLRPRFALAFFGGNDVQGMNPKVYARRLIALVEDLTAQGVIPVLGAIQPRRSRDMEPWVVRFNSVTASVAQAFQLPYVDFHQAMLPLPGMGLAGDGVHPNVYRQGSRLVPCDLTEAGLTGGTNIRNLLTLQVLHQLREALSAEGTGPQEPSAAPRRPEGDGTVSSPEPVVQLPFAARLSPSVATLDGYDGCEAAGAPGPERVYRVLVDEPLRVRALVVTPDDDVHVGIYHLGEEVDAAQCQGGGTDEAMFDLPPGTHHFVVEVDPRSERDLSQTPVLFSLVDETE from the coding sequence ATGCCTCTCCGCCCACGCCACCCCCGTCCGCGCCAACGCCCGCTCCAGCGCGCGCTCCCTCCGGCTGCCTCGCTTCTCTGTCTCGTCGCGGTCGCGTGCGGGGGGAACGCCCTGCCCGAAGGCCAGGCCACCGGCGGCGAGGGTCCGGCCCCCGCAGGAAGCGAGTCCACGGCGCAGGTCGCGGCGCTCGCACAGGATCCCGAGACGCCCCCCGAACCCGAGGAGGAACCGGCGCCGCCCCCTGTGCCCCTCGAGCCGGTGCAGCGCAGCCCCCTGCCGCTGATCACGCCGATCGACGCCGCCATGCGCGCGAACCTGCAGCGCATCGCCGCCCGGAACCCCGAGCTGCGCGACGACGTCTTCGCGAAGATGGGCGGCTCCAGCGTGGTCAGCCGCGCCTACTTGCACTGCTTCGCCACGAGCGAGGTCGAGCTCGGCGAGCACACCGACCTGCAGCCCACCCTCGACGTGTTCCGCGCGTCCCAGGTGGCCGGTGGCAACGTGTTCACGCGCGAGAGCGAAGCGGCAGGCGTGGGCTGGAGCCTGCGCCAGGGCATGAGCGGTCGCCCCTCCCGCGTGCAGCGCGAGGTGCGCACCCTGCGCCCACGCTTCGCGCTCGCGTTCTTCGGCGGCAACGACGTGCAGGGCATGAACCCCAAGGTCTATGCGCGGCGCCTCATCGCGCTCGTGGAAGACCTCACGGCGCAGGGCGTGATCCCGGTACTGGGCGCCATCCAGCCGCGCCGCAGCCGCGACATGGAGCCCTGGGTGGTGCGCTTCAACAGCGTCACGGCCTCGGTGGCGCAGGCCTTCCAGCTGCCCTACGTGGACTTTCATCAGGCCATGTTGCCCTTGCCGGGCATGGGGCTCGCAGGCGACGGCGTGCACCCGAACGTCTACCGTCAGGGCTCGCGGCTGGTGCCCTGCGACCTGACCGAGGCGGGTCTCACGGGCGGCACGAACATCCGCAACCTGCTCACCCTGCAGGTGTTGCATCAGCTGCGCGAGGCGCTGAGCGCCGAGGGGACGGGCCCCCAGGAGCCCAGCGCAGCCCCCCGCCGACCCGAGGGCGACGGGACGGTGAGCTCGCCCGAGCCCGTGGTGCAGCTGCCCTTCGCGGCGCGCCTCTCGCCCAGCGTGGCGACCCTGGATGGCTACGACGGCTGCGAAGCCGCGGGGGCGCCGGGCCCCGAGCGTGTGTACCGCGTGCTGGTGGACGAGCCGCTGCGCGTGCGCGCGCTGGTGGTCACGCCGGACGACGACGTGCACGTCGGCATCTACCACCTGGGCGAAGAAGTAGACGCGGCGCAGTGTCAGGGCGGCGGGACGGACGAGGCGATGTTCGACCTGCCACCGGGCACGCACCACTTCGTGGTCGAGGTGGACCCGCGCTCCGAGCGCGACCTCAGCCAGACCCCGGTCTTGTTCTCGCTGGTGGACGAGACCGAGTGA
- a CDS encoding radical SAM protein, which translates to MSPVSDTLLIHEIYASIQGESSWAGLPCTFVRTSACNLRCRWCDTPQAFTGGTRMTQAAVLEQALATGTPLVELTGGEPLLQPGTLPLMSALADAGRTVLLETSGERDISGVDPRVHRIMDLKAPGSGEHTRNRWENIAHLTPRDEVKFVLADRADYEWARDVVREHALAERVGDVLMSCVFGELSPRDLVAWTLEDALPVRVQLQMHKYIWAPDATGV; encoded by the coding sequence ATGAGCCCCGTGAGCGACACCCTCCTCATCCACGAGATCTACGCGTCCATCCAGGGCGAATCCAGCTGGGCCGGGCTGCCCTGCACCTTCGTGCGGACGTCGGCCTGCAACCTGCGCTGCCGCTGGTGCGACACGCCGCAGGCCTTCACGGGCGGCACGCGCATGACGCAGGCCGCGGTGCTCGAGCAGGCGCTCGCGACCGGGACCCCGCTGGTGGAGCTCACTGGCGGCGAGCCGTTGCTGCAGCCGGGGACCCTGCCGCTGATGAGCGCCCTGGCCGACGCGGGCCGCACGGTGCTGCTCGAGACGAGCGGCGAGCGCGACATCTCGGGCGTGGACCCACGCGTGCACCGCATCATGGACCTGAAGGCGCCAGGCAGCGGCGAGCACACGCGCAACCGCTGGGAGAACATCGCCCACCTCACCCCGCGTGACGAAGTGAAGTTCGTGCTGGCCGACCGCGCGGACTACGAGTGGGCGCGGGACGTCGTGCGCGAGCACGCCCTTGCGGAGCGCGTCGGCGACGTGCTGATGAGCTGCGTGTTCGGTGAGCTTTCGCCGCGCGACCTGGTGGCCTGGACGCTGGAAGACGCGCTGCCGGTCCGCGTCCAGCTGCAGATGCACAAGTACATCTGGGCGCCGGACGCGACTGGCGTGTAG
- a CDS encoding sigma-70 family RNA polymerase sigma factor — protein MTTLHIDSALIALHQPALLAYAQRRVREPELAQDLVQETWAAAISAADRFEGRAAVRTWLTAILRRKIADHHRRRRPSVAFEEHHAPPTLPPARERLDDLAALRVIDTQLPALPRREREAVTLCDVEGVSRDDAADSMGVTRGALRVLLHRGRAKLKEALLEAERLAGPLLGDGGFSGPLPV, from the coding sequence ATGACCACCCTCCACATCGACTCCGCGCTGATCGCGCTCCATCAACCCGCTCTCCTCGCGTATGCCCAGCGCCGCGTGCGGGAGCCCGAGCTCGCGCAGGACCTCGTCCAGGAGACCTGGGCGGCTGCCATCTCCGCGGCGGACCGCTTCGAGGGGCGAGCGGCCGTGCGCACGTGGCTCACCGCCATCCTGCGGCGGAAGATCGCCGATCATCACCGGCGTCGTCGCCCGTCCGTGGCCTTCGAGGAGCACCACGCGCCGCCCACGCTGCCACCCGCGCGTGAGCGTTTGGACGACCTGGCGGCGCTGCGCGTGATCGACACGCAGCTGCCCGCCCTGCCGCGCCGCGAGCGCGAAGCGGTCACGCTGTGCGACGTCGAGGGGGTCTCGCGGGACGACGCGGCAGACTCCATGGGCGTGACCCGTGGCGCCCTGCGCGTCCTGCTGCACCGCGGCCGGGCGAAGCTCAAGGAGGCGCTGCTCGAGGCCGAGCGTCTGGCCGGTCCGCTGCTGGGCGACGGCGGCTTCTCGGGCCCCCTCCCCGTGTGA